Genomic window (Mercenaria mercenaria strain notata unplaced genomic scaffold, MADL_Memer_1 contig_2799, whole genome shotgun sequence):
GCTTTGGACGACAGCGAAAATTGGAACCTCGAAAATCTTGACATAATTCATATTCCTAATTGGTCgtttaaaaacagaatagaaCTTTATCGAAGGATCTCAGATTACCAAATATCATTTTGCAATAGCATATGCACAAAACATTTAGATCTATACTAGAAATCATACATACGAGGTTTGGTGAAACATTCATTATCTGTTTGTTGAACGTTTCTTTTTTGTGActaataaaaattaaagaaagttTTAGTAAGTTCAAGCTGAGGTTTGGAATTCCAACTGAATACTGATAAGGACCTCTAACAGTTTTAAAGCACTAGACCCGTAACTGCACTCGACAATTTCCGTATGATTACGTGCTGCCATTCAGCATTCTTTGAGAGTAATTGTAATTAACCGCGCACGCGACTGTCCGTTACAtctggagaatgccgaaatcgcatacggatgTTACGTACTTGCGATTATCATTCGGTGTTAACTATCCTGGAGAGCCCAAAGTTCGATATGTTAACGAAACAATCCGTTTGAAATGcaataaaaccaaaataaagAACTTAAAAGTTTACTTACCTGGATAAAATAATCTTTTCCCTCATAAATGCACCCATATATGTCACATATGCACTCACACAACTCAAAGTATCctattaaacttcacacactatcATAAACAATGTCCGCCATTACACCATGTCTTTTGATTCGATGACGTCATAGCACGCGGGAACAGTACAAATTAGGCAAGTCAAAAAAGTTAATTGGGTGATTGTCCTTGGAAAATAGTTAACTATAATTAAATTGTCAACTTcaataaatttgttcaaacttttcaaacactaaactaaaataaactgttacaactgtgtataaatgttttgttaatttcTCTACTCTTCATTATCACAGTGGGAACACAGGAATTTGTCTCCCCTCCTTATGACCCATACTTTTGTACAGAATGACAAATGTACCCAGTGTTTGCATGGGTAACCATTTCGTAGTCCATCACATTGGACCCACTTGACAAAACTGAGAGATGTACATCTTGAAAGTGCCTCAGGTGTAAACAGGCCACAAACACAACAAAGCTCCTCTTCTCCAATTTCTGAGTTAGAATCTTCACTGTCACTGACCAAGTTATAATGTGATGGCCCGGGCACTGGGTCTACACTTAACATGTTGGTTGATGTTTTCTTGGTTTGGGTCTTGATAGGCTGTGTTTTCTTGGgaatttctttcttttctgaGGGTTTTTTTGTTTGAGATAGTTCATGTTCAGACATTTTCTTCAACACATCTTGGTTAATTTGCTTTCCTGAAACTATCTTGCTCATGGTTTTCCTGGGTTTAACTTTCTTTTCACTCTTCACATGTTTCAGTCTTTTCTCCTTCTGTTCAAACATTTCCACTGTTAACCCATCACTAACTTCAACTGTATCAATATTCTCCTCACTTACATTTATCCCTCCCTCAACTGTCTCCTGGCTAGCGTTATCCTTGAATACTTCTGCTGGCAGTAGATATTCTCTTGGTACAGAATTTACATTCAAAGGGAATATTCCTGTGCGCCTGAACCCTGAAATAATGTTGTCAGGTGAGAGAGCCTTTGTGTAAACCTTGAATCCAACTTCACAAACATTGTATCTGTTTATGGTAGCAGAGGACTCCCGCATTAGTTTATGACACTGTACATTGTATATACGTTCAAAGGGGCCATAACATGATACATCCATCGGCTGAAGCAAGTGACTGGTATGAGCTGGTAATATAAACAACACTATGCCATTTTGCCAAGCCCACTCTGAAAGACCAACTGAAACATGGGACTTGTGTCCATCCATAATGAGAAGAATCTTCTGGTCACCCCTGGCTGgcacaaatttcaaaaaatgattttcaagatAGTGCCTGAATATAACACCATTGGACCAGCCAGTTTCACTTACAGTGCCGTCAGCACCTGGGGAGGCTCCTTCCAAAAGCTCTGGACGCATACGCTTTCCCGGGAAAATAAAGAAAGGGGGAATTGCTACTCCAGTGGCACTTCCACAACCAAGAAGTGTAATTGTCTTGCCTTTTCCAGAGGTTACTGCAGATGGACAACAGGCTGAGCTGGCAACTATGTGAGGTGGTTTATGGTCAATTTGCAGTCCCTACTCATCTACATTAAATATAAGATGGGGCTTATCAGTCAACTCATGCTCCTGTAGGGTAGCTGCAAGGTTATCATAGTATTCAGAAACAACTTTCTGGGATGCCATCTTTACCCTTGCATGTTCAAGACCTCTAGGTTTTAGCACACGTAGCTCTGGCCATCTTTTCAAGAAACCACGTATCCATTTCATTGTTAAGGGACTGTCCTTAGACCGTTTACCTAGGTGCACTGCATAGTCTGATGCGATATCGACACACTCTTGCCGGGAGTATCCATAACCAAAACCAGCCATAGTTTTTATGTGTTTGGCTAACTTGTCTTCTTCACTAAGACTAAACAATGGAGGTTTCCCTGTAGATACAGTGTCTGGATGAATATTACCCAAAATTCTGTCCCTTAATGTTGTTTCAGGAACTCTATATATTCTGGCAGTTTTTCTAACTGACATCCCTGTATCCTTAACATGCAGATAGGCATTGGTGAGTGTAGTTGGTGAATAAGATCTATACTTATTCATAATCTTCTGTGGCTGTgcctaaaatatatttgaaaaatatatagggACATGTCAAAAAGAAACACAACATAAAATTTTGTTGGCCTTAAATAACAACTTCCGGTTTACCACTTGTCATtgataaaattgtaaacattGCAGACGAACTGACAAGACAGGTTTATAATTCATAGTAGGTGATAAAAGGGGCCATTTTAAGGAAAGGGTAATTGGGATtagtaaaattaatgttaaaatacatgttaatAGTTTACATAAGTTTATATACCTGTTTAAAACGCATTTTCAGATGTCTGTTTACACAACTTGTAGCTACTACGGTAGTAAAACTTTTTCTCACGATGCAatgtatgacgtcataaatatcgCGAGACACGCGAGGTAAACATTATGTCATCGAAGTTTGGACTCTATCGAACTTTGGACCCTGGAGGATACCTTAATATTTTACCTAAGACTTTACCCAAAAATTAACTTGTCCGGATATTCTGCAAATTTGGTCACAACGTATGTTTTGCAAATATTGGTTTTAGATTTCGAACATATCCCTCTTACGAAGTAAATGATGAAGACTGCAATTACTATTACTGATATATGTATGGATAAGAGAAATATTGCTATAAAGAAGCATGCCTCCCCGTGCCTCATTTTGCACGAACTTGTGTATACATATTCTACACAATATGTGTAAATGAGACATTTAAAGAGACTGAGAGGCGGGGACGGGGAAGGCGGTATGGAAAGATAGTCTAGAGCCAAAACACTATGAAAGTGCAGACTTTGATTTtggttaatttgaaaaaaaaatctttatatcaAAATACTCGAAAAATGGGCTACAGCCAAGGTGGCGAGAGGGTTAAAAAATTAGGTTTAtttcacaacttgaaaaaaatatcaatagtATTTTGATTAAAGTTACAAAGTATTGACTACTTGGTTTGTTCACATCTGAACAAAAGAACACAAATAATATACAAGTACAGAGAATGTCAAAATAAAGTTAGCATATTTTAAGTGTCTggaaatattaaaagaacatttaCTTTGGCCATTTATGTGATatataaaactgttgttttttgcAACAATCCGTCTTCTCATTCGCACTGGTAATAGATTTTTTAGgaatatcaaatatatgtaatttaGAGGACAATGGGTGATTTTACGTACTTCCAAAAATAGGCAGAGTTCATGCTTATCTGACGACGGAGGTCACTCGCAAAGCAAAGATTCTATAGTTATCACATACTATAGAATATTGTAGCCTCGCACCGTGGGACTTAAAAACCAACAAAAGCACACATTGCAACGATACGTAAACAATAAAGGACAAATTGAATCTTGCGAAACTATCTTGTTACAGCAGAGTTGAGTGTCGTGCTAGGATAAATGTTGGCATTGGTTTAAAAAAAGGATGTGCATAGTCAGTACTGTTCAAATATGTATACATGAAGATTTTTCATTAGGGTCATCTGTACCCTTGATGCTGTAAATGAAACTGATATCAAATTCattcgttttttttatttattttttgttctatGTTTATTGTGTTGGCCTGTTGGACTGTGAACTGAGGTGCTTGACTGAGACGCCGGACAATCTGTAAAACATACAACAAAACTATTTGGCGTATTGTCTGTAGTCTTATCATTAAACTTTcccctgccaaatttctaaaaaatggAATAGCcaattattcaatttgggcagaaccatttattatctgaagaggaattcactgaaaatttactgactaaatatcGAACAGCACAGACGAAGATGAGAATTCGCGGATGTGCACTGTTCGTAAAGGTAGgaacacttgccaccagcaggctaaagataaATGGTTGCATAAGTACATAATATACACGTTTTCACAAAATATCAGTTGTGCACAGttataatatatatgaatataaagtaAAGCAACAACAACAGTGGCAACACGAGGCGTTTCATAAACTGATGTTATCATTATATACAATAAGacaattataaacatatatatgacCATGATAATTCAGAAAGCTTGTGTTATTGTAcaggcccgtagctacactgaggcaaAGGTGGTTCCCTGGAAGAATCAGTAaacttaataatgaaaaaatagcaAGCTGATGCCACCTCTTCcatattattatcttttatttacttatttacaggtattttttcctatttatgtGTAAAATAAATTACACTACAGCACCTCTTATGTACAAGTTTCACACCCATTAGCCATGCCTTACTTAAAAAGTTGGTTGGTATCGTAATTATGATTGACGGTGCAGAATCGGCAGATTCCATCCTGTCTGCAGATTTCGATGCACTCACAGTAACAGTCGTTCAGGCAGTTGGCTTGAAGGGATGGAATTTCAGAGAGGAAgagaaagtaaataaatattctgGCCT
Coding sequences:
- the LOC128552433 gene encoding uncharacterized protein LOC128552433, giving the protein MRPELLEGASPGADGTVSETGWSNGVIFRHYLENHFLKFVPARGDQKILLIMDGHKSHVSVGLSEWAWQNGIVLFILPAHTSHLLQPMDVSCYGPFERIYNVQCHKLMRESSATINRYNVCEVGFKVYTKALSPDNIISGFRRTGIFPLNVNSVPREYLLPAEVFKDNASQETVEGGINVSEENIDTVEVSDGLTVEMFEQKEKRLKHVKSEKKVKPRKTMSKIVSGKQINQDVLKKMSEHELSQTKKPSEKKEIPKKTQPIKTQTKKTSTNMLSVDPVPGPSHYNLVSDSEDSNSEIGEEELCCVCGLFTPEALSRCTSLSFVKWVQCDGLRNGYPCKHWVHLSFCTKVWVIRRGDKFLCSHCDNEE